Proteins encoded within one genomic window of Myxococcus virescens:
- a CDS encoding sigma-70 family RNA polymerase sigma factor, with amino-acid sequence MSELTELLDHARKGEQGARDALTAAAYRELRDMAQRAMSDAASTPSLQPAVLVKEAWLRLFGAGAPVEARRHFFSAAAQAMRRVMVDRARLRRAQLREARLERVSLGDVEADVPAGLSMEVLELDRALSELDTFQPRLARMLELRYFVGLDLLDTAAVLSVSPVTVKRDWAYVREWLLTRLGN; translated from the coding sequence ATGTCGGAGCTGACAGAGCTGCTGGACCACGCGCGCAAGGGTGAGCAGGGCGCGCGGGATGCGTTGACGGCGGCGGCCTACCGGGAGCTGCGGGACATGGCGCAGCGGGCCATGTCTGATGCGGCGTCGACGCCGTCACTGCAACCCGCGGTGTTGGTGAAGGAGGCGTGGCTGCGTCTGTTCGGCGCGGGGGCCCCGGTGGAGGCGCGGCGTCACTTCTTCAGCGCCGCGGCGCAGGCCATGCGGCGGGTGATGGTGGACCGGGCGCGGCTGCGCAGGGCGCAGCTCCGCGAGGCCCGGCTGGAGCGGGTGAGCCTGGGGGACGTGGAGGCGGATGTCCCGGCGGGTTTGAGCATGGAGGTGCTGGAGCTGGACCGAGCGCTCTCGGAGCTGGACACGTTCCAGCCGCGGCTCGCGCGCATGCTGGAGCTGCGCTACTTCGTGGGCCTGGACCTGCTGGACACCGCCGCGGTGCTGAGCGTGTCGCCCGTCACGGTCAAGCGCGACTGGGCCTACGTCCGGGAGTGGCTGCTGACGCGGCTGGGCAACTGA
- a CDS encoding DUF6209 family protein — translation MKPLLSALLPLLCLASSASAAPQAPVAVQSDLAFLSGPPTLTFAADWSVTLSGQPEAGGALDIAYDTSRLPLCRGTGWTITGFAMSNRGPVQSFPVADATTVDAIAQTQLALAQGGTLELWFQNTDATGCSHWDSNLQYNFHTWVTQNPTISFHPAPAWTYTVHGTLQGGTTLMVDYDIGRIAQCRAQYMNYKAWGTTAYYRINGGLVTMLSLTASWGEWDAEFWRQIPAFIPLPPGPATLELWFSTQDRKGCQQWDSRYGQNYVFAIQ, via the coding sequence ATGAAGCCGCTGCTGTCCGCCCTGCTGCCGTTGCTGTGTCTTGCCTCCTCCGCCTCCGCAGCGCCGCAAGCGCCCGTCGCCGTGCAGTCCGACCTGGCATTCCTGTCCGGACCGCCCACGCTGACCTTCGCCGCGGACTGGAGCGTCACCCTCAGCGGCCAGCCGGAGGCGGGCGGCGCGCTGGACATCGCCTATGACACCTCGCGCCTGCCGCTGTGCCGAGGCACCGGGTGGACCATCACCGGCTTCGCCATGTCGAACCGGGGCCCGGTGCAGAGCTTCCCCGTGGCGGATGCCACCACGGTGGACGCCATCGCGCAGACGCAGCTGGCCCTGGCTCAGGGCGGCACGTTGGAGCTGTGGTTCCAGAACACGGACGCCACCGGCTGCTCCCACTGGGATTCGAACCTCCAGTACAACTTCCACACGTGGGTGACGCAGAACCCGACGATTTCGTTCCACCCCGCACCAGCGTGGACGTACACGGTCCACGGCACGCTCCAGGGCGGCACCACGCTGATGGTGGACTACGACATCGGCCGCATCGCCCAGTGCCGGGCGCAGTACATGAATTACAAGGCCTGGGGCACCACGGCGTACTACCGCATCAACGGCGGCCTGGTGACGATGCTCAGCCTGACGGCGAGCTGGGGTGAATGGGACGCCGAGTTCTGGAGGCAGATCCCCGCCTTCATTCCGCTGCCGCCCGGCCCCGCGACGCTGGAGCTGTGGTTCTCCACCCAGGACCGCAAGGGCTGCCAGCAGTGGGACTCGCGCTACGGACAGAACTACGTCTTCGCCATCCAGTGA
- a CDS encoding arginine repressor: MLVGMNLDEAILRLIAEREIGDQAVLQQLLEAEGQAPSQSTLSRRLKKLGILKVGGRYQRAPATPAVMPERPRVTILEAPPNLLVIRTAPGFAPVLALALDKERELPGLAGTVAGDDTIFVAVTDPALLRDVRAAVERLLSLGA, from the coding sequence ATGTTGGTGGGAATGAATCTGGACGAGGCCATCCTGCGGCTCATCGCCGAGCGGGAGATCGGCGATCAGGCCGTGCTGCAGCAGCTCCTGGAGGCGGAAGGCCAGGCGCCGAGCCAGTCGACGCTGTCGCGGCGCCTGAAGAAGCTGGGCATCTTGAAGGTGGGTGGGCGCTATCAGCGCGCGCCGGCCACGCCCGCGGTGATGCCGGAGCGGCCTCGCGTCACCATCCTGGAAGCGCCGCCCAACCTGCTGGTGATTCGAACGGCGCCGGGGTTCGCGCCGGTGCTCGCGCTGGCGTTGGACAAGGAGCGGGAGCTGCCGGGGCTCGCGGGGACGGTGGCGGGGGATGACACCATCTTCGTCGCGGTGACGGACCCGGCGCTGTTGCGCGACGTGCGCGCGGCGGTGGAGCGGCTCCTCTCGCTGGGGGCGTGA
- a CDS encoding N-acetylornithine carbamoyltransferase: protein MKHVTHIKDLGPEGVEAVLAQAFAWKQKGPEHALFANTLLGMVFFNPSLRTRTSFEAVMLRGGGNAIILDVGAGVWKLEHREGAVMNADRAEHLKEAAPVLSRFVDMLGVRTFSQGGGDEEDELDPVINAFRKWSTVPVVSMESAREHPCQGLADMLTLRETFGSTKKLPVTLTWAPHIKPLPKAVPNSFLLSAAAAGCEIRVAHPPGFDLHPAVRAEAEAYAKATGGSVTYTHDQDEALAGSRAVYAKSWGPTAAAAFSPNDVSALLASYSGWMPTRLTMSRAQKDAAFLHCLPVRRNVEVADEVLDHPSSRVVDEAGNRYHVQRALLHWMRSR, encoded by the coding sequence ATGAAGCACGTCACGCACATCAAGGATCTGGGGCCCGAAGGCGTGGAGGCGGTGCTCGCGCAGGCGTTCGCGTGGAAGCAGAAGGGCCCGGAGCACGCGCTCTTCGCCAACACGCTGCTGGGGATGGTGTTCTTCAACCCGTCGCTGCGCACGCGCACCTCGTTCGAGGCCGTCATGCTGCGCGGCGGTGGCAACGCCATCATCCTGGACGTGGGCGCTGGCGTCTGGAAGCTGGAGCACCGCGAGGGCGCGGTGATGAACGCGGACCGGGCCGAGCACCTCAAGGAGGCCGCGCCCGTCCTGTCGCGCTTCGTGGACATGCTCGGCGTGCGCACCTTCTCGCAGGGCGGCGGTGACGAGGAGGACGAGCTCGACCCCGTCATCAACGCGTTCCGCAAGTGGTCCACCGTGCCGGTGGTGAGCATGGAGTCCGCGCGCGAGCACCCCTGCCAGGGTCTGGCGGACATGCTGACGCTGCGCGAGACGTTCGGCAGCACGAAGAAGCTGCCGGTGACGCTGACGTGGGCGCCGCACATCAAGCCGCTGCCCAAGGCCGTGCCCAACTCCTTCCTGCTGAGCGCGGCGGCGGCGGGCTGCGAGATTCGCGTGGCGCACCCGCCCGGGTTCGACCTGCACCCGGCCGTCCGCGCCGAGGCGGAGGCGTACGCCAAGGCCACGGGCGGCAGCGTCACCTATACGCACGACCAGGACGAGGCCCTGGCCGGCAGCCGCGCCGTCTACGCCAAGTCGTGGGGCCCCACGGCCGCTGCGGCGTTTTCGCCCAATGACGTCTCCGCGCTGCTCGCGTCCTATTCCGGTTGGATGCCCACGCGCCTGACGATGTCGCGCGCGCAGAAGGACGCGGCCTTCCTCCACTGCCTGCCCGTGCGCCGGAACGTGGAAGTGGCCGATGAGGTCCTGGACCACCCGAGCAGCCGCGTCGTAGACGAGGCCGGCAATCGCTACCACGTCCAGCGGGCGCTGCTGCACTGGATGCGTTCGCGTTGA
- the argB gene encoding acetylglutamate kinase gives MPLSPDPYSALRHAAKYVQQFRRKTFVVKLGGAMLSDPRLRRAACEQIALLWTFSIRPVVVHGGGPELDTLCDALHLPVEKVAGRRVTSAPVLDAAKMVLAGKLHTDLLADLQAAGVPAVGLSGVDAGLIKARKRPPVMVTEAGATEGKLVDYGLVGDIEQVDTRVVEHLRSADYVPVIAPLSGGTDGAVYNTNADTVAAALAVALSAEKLFFLVQVPGLLKNVSDPSSLVTLANLTDLATMESTGAIAGGMKPKAHAIRHALVGGVGSVHLVSGVQPNALLEEVFTNEGSGTMVVRENAQKPAGAVG, from the coding sequence GTGCCCCTTTCGCCCGACCCCTATTCCGCGCTTCGCCACGCGGCGAAGTACGTGCAGCAGTTCCGCCGCAAGACGTTCGTGGTGAAGCTCGGCGGCGCCATGCTCAGCGACCCGCGTCTGCGCCGCGCCGCCTGCGAGCAGATTGCCCTGCTGTGGACCTTCTCCATCCGCCCCGTCGTGGTTCACGGCGGCGGTCCGGAGCTGGACACGCTGTGTGACGCCCTCCACCTGCCGGTGGAGAAGGTGGCCGGCCGCCGCGTCACCTCCGCGCCCGTGCTGGACGCGGCGAAGATGGTGCTCGCGGGCAAGCTGCACACGGACCTGCTGGCGGACCTCCAGGCGGCGGGCGTGCCCGCAGTGGGCCTGAGCGGCGTGGACGCCGGCCTCATCAAGGCGCGCAAGCGCCCGCCCGTCATGGTGACGGAAGCCGGTGCCACCGAGGGCAAGCTGGTGGACTACGGCCTGGTGGGCGACATCGAGCAGGTGGACACCCGCGTGGTGGAGCACCTGCGCTCGGCCGACTACGTGCCCGTCATCGCCCCCCTGTCGGGCGGCACGGACGGCGCCGTGTACAACACCAACGCGGACACCGTCGCCGCCGCGCTGGCGGTGGCGCTGTCCGCCGAGAAGCTCTTCTTCCTGGTCCAGGTTCCGGGCCTGCTGAAGAACGTGAGCGACCCGTCGTCGCTCGTCACGCTGGCCAACCTCACGGACCTGGCCACCATGGAGAGCACCGGCGCCATCGCGGGCGGCATGAAGCCCAAGGCGCACGCCATCCGCCACGCGCTCGTGGGCGGCGTGGGCAGCGTGCACCTGGTCAGCGGCGTGCAGCCCAACGCGCTCCTGGAGGAGGTCTTCACCAACGAGGGCAGCGGGACCATGGTCGTGCGGGAGAACGCGCAGAAGCCCGCGGGGGCGGTGGGATGA
- a CDS encoding M20/M25/M40 family metallo-hydrolase, which translates to MTAAELLQALVAIPSVSGDEGRIADTVSGWAEGWGARVQRQGHNVWFSVGSGPRRLLVNSHLDTVKPCAGWTYEPHAPVWREDRLYGLGSNDAKGCVTGMLLAARTLLAEGAPTGAEVVFAFTAEEETGGQGLGTLLPKLGPLDAAIVGEPTSLKPCTAQRGMLLLRCTAHGKSAHVAHAHATEAVNAIHLAATDIAVLAALRFPSHPLLGEARAQVTQVSGGLARNQVPDQCEFFVDLRTTPGMEHAMVARQVAGALKSEVKVHSERYLPKATSAEQPIVRAAVAASGAQPVGSSTASDWAFLGDLPAVKVGPGDTLRSHLADEFITRAELEAGAAFYTQLVRGYFEEVARG; encoded by the coding sequence ATGACGGCGGCGGAGCTGCTCCAGGCGCTGGTGGCCATCCCCAGCGTGTCAGGTGACGAGGGCCGCATCGCGGACACCGTGTCCGGGTGGGCGGAAGGCTGGGGCGCGCGCGTCCAGCGGCAGGGCCACAACGTGTGGTTCTCCGTGGGGAGCGGGCCGCGCCGGCTGCTCGTCAACTCGCACCTGGACACGGTGAAGCCGTGCGCCGGGTGGACGTACGAGCCCCACGCGCCCGTGTGGCGCGAGGACCGCCTGTACGGCCTGGGCAGCAACGACGCCAAGGGGTGCGTGACGGGCATGCTGCTCGCCGCGCGGACCCTGCTGGCCGAAGGCGCGCCCACGGGCGCGGAAGTGGTGTTCGCGTTCACCGCGGAGGAAGAGACGGGAGGCCAGGGGCTGGGAACGCTGTTGCCCAAGCTGGGCCCGCTGGACGCCGCCATCGTCGGCGAGCCCACCAGCCTCAAGCCCTGCACCGCCCAGCGCGGCATGCTGCTGCTTCGCTGCACCGCGCACGGCAAGAGCGCGCACGTCGCGCACGCGCACGCCACGGAGGCCGTCAACGCCATCCACCTGGCCGCGACGGACATCGCGGTGCTGGCCGCGCTGCGCTTTCCGTCCCACCCGCTCCTGGGCGAGGCCCGGGCGCAGGTGACGCAGGTGTCGGGTGGCCTGGCGCGCAACCAGGTGCCGGACCAGTGCGAGTTCTTCGTGGACCTGCGCACCACGCCGGGCATGGAGCACGCGATGGTGGCCCGGCAGGTGGCGGGCGCGTTGAAGAGCGAAGTGAAGGTCCATTCGGAGCGCTACCTGCCGAAGGCGACGTCGGCGGAGCAGCCCATCGTCCGCGCGGCGGTGGCCGCGTCGGGCGCGCAGCCGGTGGGCTCCAGCACGGCGTCGGACTGGGCCTTCCTGGGGGACCTCCCCGCGGTGAAGGTGGGCCCTGGCGACACGCTGCGCAGCCACCTGGCGGACGAATTCATCACCCGGGCGGAGCTGGAAGCCGGCGCCGCCTTCTACACGCAACTGGTTCGGGGTTACTTCGAGGAGGTGGCTCGTGGCTGA
- the argH gene encoding argininosuccinate lyase, with protein sequence MADTLWGKGLPLDAAIHRFTVGNDPVVDLALAPHDALGSAAHARMLARVGLLKDAEAQALVTALKALHDEARAGTFVIRPEQEDGHTALEAALVERVGEPGKRIHLGRSRNDQVQLALRLLLREEVLTLGARAAELAGAFLDFAQAHKDVALPGYTHLRRAMPSTFGLWGMAFAEGLLEELEALRGVWARLDRCPLGAAAGFGVPLPIDREYVAALLGFSRVQRSPIDVQNGRGRHESAVLGWACSVAGTLEKWLWDVQLYSMDEFGFLGLPDAYTTGSSIMPQKKNPDVVELARGRCRELRGLAHQVEAVAGGLPSSYHRDFQLLKSPTLTALGSTRELLDVLTRLVPALQVKADAAARASDDTLYAAHHAYALVAQGQAFRDAYKQVGRELVEGTFRPDRGALTATHLGGAGNLGLPQAREELAASRAWLDETHRLVADAAGRVWTV encoded by the coding sequence GTGGCTGACACGCTGTGGGGCAAGGGCCTTCCCCTGGACGCGGCCATCCACCGCTTCACGGTGGGCAACGACCCGGTGGTGGACCTGGCGCTGGCGCCGCATGACGCGCTCGGCTCGGCCGCGCACGCGCGGATGCTGGCGCGCGTGGGCCTGCTGAAGGACGCGGAGGCCCAGGCCCTGGTGACGGCGCTCAAGGCGCTGCACGACGAGGCCCGCGCGGGCACGTTCGTCATCCGCCCCGAGCAGGAGGACGGCCACACCGCCCTGGAGGCGGCGCTGGTGGAGCGCGTGGGCGAGCCGGGCAAGCGCATCCACCTGGGGCGTTCTCGCAACGACCAGGTGCAGCTGGCCCTGCGCCTGCTGCTGCGTGAAGAAGTGCTCACGCTGGGCGCGCGGGCGGCGGAGCTGGCGGGGGCCTTCCTGGACTTCGCGCAGGCGCACAAGGACGTGGCGCTGCCGGGCTACACGCACCTGCGCCGGGCCATGCCTTCCACCTTCGGTCTCTGGGGCATGGCGTTCGCGGAAGGGCTGCTGGAGGAGCTCGAGGCGCTGCGCGGCGTGTGGGCGCGGCTGGACCGCTGCCCGCTGGGCGCGGCGGCGGGCTTCGGCGTGCCGCTGCCCATCGACCGGGAGTACGTGGCGGCGCTATTGGGTTTCTCGCGCGTGCAGCGCAGCCCCATCGACGTGCAGAACGGACGCGGCCGTCACGAGTCCGCGGTGCTGGGCTGGGCCTGCTCGGTGGCGGGCACGCTGGAGAAGTGGCTGTGGGACGTGCAGCTCTACAGCATGGACGAGTTCGGCTTCCTCGGGCTGCCGGACGCGTACACCACGGGCTCGTCCATCATGCCGCAGAAGAAGAACCCGGACGTCGTGGAGCTGGCCCGGGGCCGCTGCCGCGAGCTGCGCGGGCTGGCGCATCAGGTGGAGGCCGTCGCGGGTGGACTGCCCTCCAGCTACCACCGCGACTTCCAACTGCTGAAGTCCCCCACCCTGACGGCGCTGGGCTCCACGCGGGAGCTGCTGGACGTGCTCACCCGGTTGGTGCCCGCGCTCCAGGTGAAGGCGGACGCGGCGGCGCGTGCCAGCGACGACACGCTGTACGCGGCGCACCACGCCTATGCGCTGGTGGCCCAGGGACAGGCCTTCCGTGACGCCTACAAGCAGGTGGGCCGCGAGCTGGTGGAAGGAACGTTCCGTCCAGACCGCGGCGCCCTGACGGCCACCCACCTGGGTGGCGCCGGCAACCTGGGCCTGCCCCAGGCCCGGGAAGAGCTGGCCGCCTCGCGCGCCTGGCTCGATGAGACGCACCGCCTGGTGGCCGATGCCGCCGGGCGCGTCTGGACGGTTTGA
- the argG gene encoding argininosuccinate synthase, with protein sequence MSNKKNVVLAFSGGLDTAFCAVYLREQGYDVTTVTVDTGGFPPEQLERIAALSKQLGAVEHVTVDARETLFQGYLRYLIAGNVLRGQVYPLSVSAERACQAAEVVRVAREKGTQALAHGSTGAGNDQVRFDVAFRSLAPELELLTPIRTLSLSRQQELSYLAERGVHMPPKLGSYSVNEGMWGTSVGGAETLDSWKALPEAAFPGGELSQDLKPRPLTVSFEKGVPVALDGEKLGPVKLVEALNALGRTYGIGRGVHLGDTILGIKGRVGFEAPAAHLLVTAHRELEKLVLSGKQLFWKESMGNLYGSLLHEGHFFDPLVKDLEAFLTSSQERVTGDVRLVLHPRTQVVEGVRSPHSLMDAKVATYGEANVLWNGSEAAGFAKLYGVAQMLSHRAK encoded by the coding sequence ATGAGCAACAAGAAGAACGTAGTGCTGGCCTTCTCCGGCGGACTCGATACCGCATTCTGCGCCGTCTACCTGCGCGAGCAGGGCTACGACGTCACCACCGTCACGGTGGACACCGGCGGCTTCCCGCCCGAGCAGTTGGAGCGCATCGCCGCGCTGTCCAAGCAGCTGGGCGCGGTGGAGCACGTGACGGTGGACGCGCGCGAGACGCTCTTCCAGGGCTATCTGCGCTACCTCATCGCCGGCAACGTGCTGCGCGGCCAGGTCTACCCCCTGAGCGTGTCCGCGGAGCGCGCGTGCCAGGCGGCGGAGGTCGTCCGCGTGGCGCGCGAGAAGGGCACCCAGGCGCTGGCGCACGGCAGCACGGGCGCGGGCAACGACCAGGTGCGCTTCGACGTGGCCTTCCGCTCGCTGGCGCCGGAGCTGGAGCTGCTCACGCCCATCCGCACGCTGTCCCTGAGCCGGCAGCAGGAGCTGTCCTACCTGGCCGAGCGCGGCGTGCACATGCCGCCGAAGCTGGGCTCCTACTCCGTCAACGAGGGCATGTGGGGCACCTCCGTGGGCGGCGCCGAGACGCTGGACTCCTGGAAGGCGCTGCCCGAGGCGGCCTTCCCCGGCGGCGAGCTGTCGCAGGACCTCAAGCCCCGTCCCCTCACGGTGTCCTTCGAGAAGGGCGTCCCGGTGGCGCTGGACGGCGAGAAGCTGGGCCCCGTGAAGCTGGTGGAGGCGCTCAACGCGCTGGGGCGCACCTACGGCATCGGCCGGGGCGTGCACCTGGGTGACACGATTCTGGGCATCAAGGGCCGCGTGGGCTTCGAGGCGCCGGCGGCGCACCTGCTCGTCACCGCGCACCGCGAGCTGGAGAAGCTGGTGCTCTCCGGCAAGCAGCTCTTCTGGAAGGAGTCGATGGGCAACCTCTACGGCTCGCTGCTGCACGAGGGGCACTTCTTCGACCCGCTGGTGAAGGACCTGGAGGCGTTCCTCACCTCGTCGCAGGAGCGCGTGACGGGTGACGTGCGGCTGGTGCTGCACCCGCGCACGCAGGTGGTGGAGGGCGTGCGTTCGCCGCACTCGCTGATGGACGCGAAGGTGGCGACGTACGGAGAGGCCAACGTGTTGTGGAACGGCTCGGAAGCCGCGGGCTTCGCCAAGCTGTACGGCGTCGCGCAGATGCTCTCGCATCGCGCGAAGTGA
- the argC gene encoding N-acetyl-gamma-glutamyl-phosphate reductase, translating into MTQVNIYILGASGFGGGELLRILSGHPAVGSIRAVSRHHAGEPIHKVHPHLRGLVEGRFEGEPDWKWLADCEQPVVFSALGHGDLAKQFAGLEKQWAEVGIAERLLLVDLSSDFRLDHPGRYAGAYGRPHPSPELLGTFTYGLTEWKRDAVKTAKRIANPGCFATAVQLALLPIASTPGLGLLAVSGVTGSSGSGSLPGEGTHHPTRAQDFRAYKPLEHQHEAEVEVMLVAHGAQRHRLAFVPHSAPMVRGIFATVQFEWPEHGGAVVTASLMERYRRYYEGSKFVRIVEGTPRIAAVAGSNFCDIAVATKGRSVAVMAALDNLVKGMAGQAVQNFNVALGLPEDTALRQAACYP; encoded by the coding sequence ATGACGCAGGTCAACATCTACATCCTGGGTGCCTCCGGCTTCGGCGGCGGCGAGCTCTTGCGCATCCTCTCCGGCCACCCCGCGGTGGGCAGCATCCGCGCGGTGTCGCGGCACCACGCCGGCGAGCCCATCCACAAGGTGCACCCGCACCTGCGCGGACTGGTGGAAGGCCGCTTCGAGGGCGAGCCCGACTGGAAGTGGCTGGCGGACTGCGAGCAGCCCGTCGTCTTCAGCGCGCTGGGCCACGGCGACCTGGCCAAGCAGTTCGCGGGCCTGGAGAAGCAGTGGGCGGAGGTCGGCATCGCCGAGCGCCTGCTGCTGGTGGACCTGTCCTCCGACTTCCGGCTGGACCACCCGGGCCGCTACGCGGGCGCGTACGGCCGGCCCCACCCGTCCCCGGAGCTGCTGGGCACCTTCACCTACGGCCTCACCGAGTGGAAGCGCGACGCGGTGAAGACGGCGAAGCGCATCGCCAACCCGGGCTGCTTCGCCACGGCGGTGCAGCTGGCGCTCCTGCCCATCGCCTCCACGCCGGGCTTGGGGCTGCTCGCGGTGTCCGGCGTCACGGGCTCGTCCGGCTCCGGCTCGCTGCCCGGTGAGGGCACGCACCACCCGACGCGCGCGCAAGACTTCCGCGCGTACAAGCCGCTGGAGCACCAGCACGAGGCCGAGGTGGAGGTCATGCTGGTGGCCCACGGCGCGCAGCGGCACCGGCTGGCCTTCGTCCCGCACTCGGCGCCCATGGTGCGCGGCATCTTCGCCACCGTGCAGTTCGAGTGGCCGGAGCACGGCGGCGCCGTGGTGACGGCGTCGCTGATGGAGCGCTACCGCCGCTACTACGAGGGCTCGAAGTTCGTGCGCATCGTCGAGGGCACGCCGCGCATCGCCGCGGTGGCCGGCAGCAACTTCTGCGACATCGCGGTGGCCACCAAGGGCCGCTCGGTGGCCGTGATGGCGGCGCTCGACAACCTGGTGAAGGGCATGGCCGGCCAGGCGGTGCAGAACTTCAACGTCGCACTGGGGCTGCCGGAAGACACGGCGCTGCGCCAGGCCGCCTGCTACCCGTAG
- a CDS encoding TVP38/TMEM64 family protein, with protein MSKHPRSKGGRLSAGLKLIGPLCISVGLLVGLRLLGPQYLDQQTLSGWLRPLGALAPLAFILLLAVRPVTLLPGQLFTAVGGILFGMAAGTAYALVGTLLASGLIHLLARRLGRKPMRRLAGDKHPVFERAAREHGFQLGFLACINSVIPADVMLATASASGARYAPLALGAVVGTLPGTLLTALFGSSLGQGKTWMTAVSATGMVVSLLLGLVLGRKLMRELLAKEAAVASGGPGRVRPGPRDVRPTGSRRPGAAPCLPAAPVRR; from the coding sequence ATGTCCAAGCACCCTCGCTCCAAGGGAGGACGGCTGAGCGCGGGCCTCAAGCTCATCGGACCGCTCTGCATCTCCGTCGGCCTGCTCGTGGGGCTGCGGCTGCTGGGGCCGCAATACCTGGATCAGCAGACGCTGTCGGGCTGGCTGAGGCCCCTGGGGGCGCTGGCGCCCTTGGCCTTCATCCTGCTCCTCGCGGTGCGCCCGGTGACGCTGCTGCCCGGGCAGCTCTTCACGGCGGTGGGCGGCATCCTCTTCGGTATGGCTGCGGGCACGGCCTACGCGCTCGTCGGGACGCTGCTGGCCTCGGGCCTCATCCACTTGCTGGCGCGCAGGCTGGGCCGCAAGCCCATGCGGCGGCTGGCCGGGGACAAGCACCCGGTGTTCGAGCGCGCGGCGCGCGAGCATGGCTTCCAGCTCGGCTTCCTGGCCTGCATCAATTCAGTGATTCCGGCGGATGTGATGCTGGCGACGGCGTCCGCGTCAGGCGCCCGCTACGCGCCGCTGGCGCTGGGCGCGGTGGTGGGCACCCTCCCCGGGACGCTGCTGACGGCGCTCTTTGGCAGCTCGCTGGGGCAGGGGAAGACGTGGATGACGGCCGTGTCCGCCACCGGCATGGTGGTGAGCCTGCTGCTGGGGCTCGTCCTGGGGCGTAAGCTGATGCGGGAGTTGCTCGCGAAGGAGGCGGCCGTTGCGAGCGGAGGGCCTGGACGCGTGCGCCCAGGCCCCAGGGACGTGCGGCCTACGGGTAGCAGGCGGCCTGGCGCAGCGCCGTGTCTTCCGGCAGCCCCAGTGCGACGTTGA